The following coding sequences lie in one Candidatus Tanganyikabacteria bacterium genomic window:
- the rsfS gene encoding ribosome silencing factor, with translation MSNLAAQAADEKKAKAIVLLDLEAVSTMADYFVICNGATPLQVRAIAQHVEETLTEAGYRLYRPIEGLTAGSWVLLDFGVVIVHVMLDREREFYGLERLWTGGKMLPYQAATA, from the coding sequence CTGTCCAACCTGGCGGCGCAGGCCGCCGACGAGAAGAAGGCCAAGGCCATCGTGTTGCTGGACCTTGAGGCGGTCTCGACGATGGCCGATTACTTTGTCATCTGCAACGGCGCGACGCCGCTGCAGGTGCGGGCGATCGCCCAGCACGTCGAGGAGACGCTCACCGAAGCGGGCTACCGCCTTTACCGCCCGATCGAGGGCCTCACGGCCGGAAGCTGGGTGCTGCTGGATTTCGGCGTGGTGATCGTGCACGTGATGCTCGATCGCGAGCGCGAGTTCTACGGCCTCGAGCGGCTGTGGACCGGCGGCAAGATGCTCCCCTACCAGGCCGCCACGGCCTAG